From a region of the Plodia interpunctella isolate USDA-ARS_2022_Savannah chromosome 13, ilPloInte3.2, whole genome shotgun sequence genome:
- the LOC128674705 gene encoding transforming growth factor beta-1-induced transcript 1 protein gives MADGPTICSSCNAPIQGRIVTALNKKWHPEHFTCNTCRKPIDGAKFHQHEGGVHCVPCFAQHHSPRCHGCGEPITDRVIQALGVSWHAHHFVCGGCKAELGGGGFMEQAGRPYCSACYADKFAARCAGCHSPIVDKAIIALDAKWHRDCFTCNKCRNPVTDSTFSVMDNKPLCAKCA, from the exons gCTGACGGCCCTACTATTTGCAGCAGCTGTAACGCACCTATTCAGGGGAGA ATCGTGACAGCCCTGAACAAGAAATGGCACCCCGAGCACTTCACGTGCAACACCTGCAGGAAGCCGATCGACGGCGCCAAGTTCCACCAGCATGAAGGCGGCGTCCACTGTGTGCCTTGCTTCGCCCAGCACCACAGCCCCCGGTGCCACGGCTGCGGGGAGCCTATCACTGAC CGAGTGATCCAGGCTCTGGGCGTGTCCTGGCACGCACACCACTTCGTGTGCGGCGGCTGCAAGGCTGAACTGGGCGGTGGTGGCTTCATGGAACAG GCCGGCAGACCATACTGCTCGGCGTGCTACGCGGACAAGTTCGCGGCGCGCTGTGCCGGGTGCCACTCGCCCATCGTGGACAAGGCCATCATCGCGCTGGACGCCAAGTGGCACCGCGATTGCTTCACTTGCAAC AAATGCAGAAATCCAGTGACGGATTCCACATTCTCCGTCATGGACAACAAGCCCCTCTGCGCAAAATGCGCTTAA